Part of the Chloroflexota bacterium genome is shown below.
ACCAGGTGCTTCTGGTGCAAATGCGCGAACCGCCCGACATCCAAATCCAGGACCTGCTGGAGTACCCCTTCCACACCCGCAGGGCCACCCGCGGCGCAGACATGGAGAACCAGATGGCTGCCACCGCATACTGGCAGATGCGCATCTGCGACCTGCCGGGATGTCTGGCGCGCACCCACCTGCCCTGGGGTCAGGTGCGGTTCAACCTGCGCCTGTCGGACCCCATTGAGCCGTACCTGGGCGAGGGGGCGGCGTGGCGAGGCGTCGGCGGCGACTACGTGGTAACCCTCGGCCCCTCGTCGGCGGCCGAGCGGGGCGTGGACTCATCGTTGCCGACGCTCTCCGCCACGGTCAACGCCTTCACGCGCCTGTGGTTGGGCGTGCGGCCCGCCACAGGCCTGGCCGTTACCGACACCCTGTCGGGGCCGGAGGGGCTGCTGCACGAGTTGGACGCGGTATTGCGCGTGCCGGAGCCGCATCCGGACTGGGACTTCTAGCCCGTGCCCCCGCCATTTGACCTGTGGGCAACAGGCCTAATGGCGCATGGCGTGGCCTTCGCTTCGGGATATACTGTACAGTGCATAGACCTTCCCTACCTTATCTTCGGTCTCCGAGGTCCTCCTCCTCGGAGACCGAAGTTTGTCAAGGAGCATACGATGGTTCCAAGTTTCTTGGTTACATTCCGCGAGGCCCTGGAGGCTGCGCTGGTGGTGGGAATTGTCCTAGGGTATCTGGCGCGCACCGGCCAGAGGCACCACAATCGGGTGGTGTACGCGGGCGTTGCCACAGGGGCTGCGGCTAGCGGTCTGGGTGCGTTGCTGTTTGCCGCGTTGGCGGGCGGGTTTGAGGGCCGCGCAGAGGAACTGTTTGAGGGCATCACCATGCTCGTGGGTGCGGGTTTGCTCACGACCATGATTCTCTGGATGATGCGCCAGCATCACATCGCCGCCGAACTGGAGGCCAAGGTGGCCACAACCCTCCGGGGGGCAAACCGCGCGGGACTGTTTGCGCTGGTCTTTGTCGCCATCCTACGCGAGGGGATAGAGACGGTGCTGTTCCTCAGCGCTGCCAGCATCGCCTCGCCCGACAACAACCTCATCGGAGCCGTGGCAGGTCTTGTCGCGGCCGTAGCCCTAGGTT
Proteins encoded:
- a CDS encoding FTR1 family protein, which translates into the protein MVPSFLVTFREALEAALVVGIVLGYLARTGQRHHNRVVYAGVATGAAASGLGALLFAALAGGFEGRAEELFEGITMLVGAGLLTTMILWMMRQHHIAAELEAKVATTLRGANRAGLFALVFVAILREGIETVLFLSAASIASPDNNLIGAVAGLVAAVALGYALFVGSLKISLRSFFAVTNALLILFAAGLVGMGVHELQEAGVLPVIVEHVWDINPPAPDGGPYPALHDKGAIGGIMRGLFGYSGTPSLLQVVAYGAYLGVVAVLWHRSDTRSSAGAPAAQP